One Campylobacter pinnipediorum subsp. caledonicus genomic window carries:
- the ppa gene encoding inorganic diphosphatase: protein MDISKIKVGSNPDKINAVIEIPYGSNIKYEIDKESGAVVVDRVLYSAMFYPANYGFVPNTLAADGDPADILVLNEYPLQAGSVIPCRLIGVLVMEDEAGMDEKLLAVPVSKIDPRYNNIKSYEDLPKASLDKIKNFFETYKMLEPNKWVKVKEFKDAKTAQDILQNAINAYK from the coding sequence ATGGATATTTCAAAAATAAAAGTTGGCTCAAATCCTGATAAAATAAATGCCGTGATAGAAATCCCTTATGGCTCAAACATAAAATACGAAATAGATAAAGAAAGCGGAGCTGTTGTAGTAGATAGAGTGCTTTACTCAGCTATGTTCTATCCTGCAAACTATGGCTTTGTTCCAAACACACTAGCTGCCGATGGCGACCCTGCTGATATATTAGTTTTAAATGAATACCCTCTACAAGCTGGTAGCGTTATACCGTGCCGTTTAATAGGTGTTTTAGTTATGGAAGATGAAGCTGGTATGGATGAAAAACTACTTGCTGTTCCTGTAAGTAAAATAGATCCTAGATATAACAATATAAAAAGCTATGAAGACTTACCAAAAGCTAGTTTAGATAAGATCAAAAATTTCTTTGAAACTTACAAAATGCTTGAGCCAAACAAATGGGTAAAAGTTAAAGAATTTAAAGATGCTAAAACAGCGCAGGATATACTTCAAAACGCTATAAACGCTTACAAATAA
- a CDS encoding EAL domain-containing protein, translated as MNTQKIRFLLFVFIVFFGISSFFVFKLSKATENNSIWRNAIMNLRLLNKEIDAYFKNSLVNTNYDEINTVFADFKTNLDQLKNVDSFSVLSDIYGNDNDIAIIQNIYLKKLQLLDRLNYVNSSIVSFLFEYEYMLDKNSEFKKFEPLFLKLKYVDFSNTRSIKGIEQDIINLKNDIDINTKYYKDILQKTQMILFSLKLLKELHQQNVILNLSSYLDNILIAYDHQYARILDLLQIFMLLSFSIFCFVLFFIALQSLSYFKILKELAMVKTAVDNSFGSVIFTNISNKITYVNKEFERSSGYKSGEIIGKNPSMLKSSLHGDEFYENIRSSIMNLEEWDANELVSKTKSGRYIHEKVKFLPFVYENKLSGFIGLKMDRTKETRMVYELELKNEQLKVQSGIDKLTGFGNYFAMTERLEEKKDGIVVSINIKNFDNLRFFYQTNTTEAMLKAFANTLKLCVDTSEIKGELFRFQDDEFFMWYIGDDIDKDIGYIQDYFSFNTIEVKVGNKIENLPGVKIVIGVSSLNDTEQTNRLMQAILANQEARKEAVDIYAYKENDAIELRYYKNQTITQLIEYALENDTVVVECQGIYDVSKIGEKATYYEILVRIIDENGKIRYPGEFLEIAMQAQLYTQITKKVISRAFLLVEKYPDYMFSVNLSGIDIIDSSVREFLEEKLELCSDPSRICFEILESEEVSDYGIVNSFIKHIKGHGSQISIDDFGSGYSNYYRILELDIDNIKIDGSIIKKLPYDKNSQYLVETILNFASKQGYNVVAEYVSSEEILEQIKKFKIPLAQGFLLGKPQPSDSL; from the coding sequence ATGAATACACAAAAAATTAGATTTTTATTATTTGTTTTTATCGTATTTTTTGGTATTTCTTCGTTTTTTGTTTTTAAATTAAGTAAAGCAACTGAAAATAATAGCATTTGGCGAAATGCAATAATGAATTTAAGGCTCTTAAATAAAGAAATAGATGCTTATTTTAAAAATAGCTTAGTAAATACAAATTATGATGAAATTAATACAGTTTTTGCTGATTTTAAAACAAATCTCGATCAATTAAAAAATGTAGATAGCTTTTCTGTTTTGTCAGACATATACGGTAACGACAATGATATAGCTATTATACAAAATATATATTTAAAAAAGCTTCAGTTGCTAGATAGATTAAACTATGTAAATTCAAGCATCGTGTCTTTTTTATTTGAGTATGAATATATGCTTGATAAAAATTCTGAGTTTAAAAAATTCGAACCTTTATTTTTGAAATTAAAATATGTTGATTTTTCTAATACTCGTTCTATCAAGGGGATCGAGCAAGATATAATCAACTTAAAAAATGATATCGATATAAATACAAAATATTATAAAGATATTTTGCAAAAAACACAAATGATACTTTTTTCATTAAAATTACTAAAAGAACTTCACCAACAAAATGTTATCTTAAATTTATCTAGTTATTTAGACAATATACTTATAGCTTATGATCATCAATATGCTCGTATTCTTGATTTATTGCAAATTTTTATGCTTTTATCTTTTTCTATATTTTGTTTTGTTTTGTTTTTTATTGCTCTTCAAAGTTTGTCATATTTCAAGATTTTAAAAGAATTGGCTATGGTTAAAACAGCTGTTGATAATAGTTTTGGTTCGGTTATTTTTACAAATATTTCAAATAAAATAACTTATGTAAATAAAGAGTTTGAAAGATCAAGTGGATACAAATCAGGTGAGATTATAGGCAAAAATCCGAGCATGCTAAAATCTTCATTGCATGGTGATGAATTTTATGAGAATATTAGAAGTAGTATTATGAACCTTGAGGAATGGGACGCCAATGAACTTGTAAGTAAAACTAAAAGTGGCCGATACATACACGAAAAAGTCAAATTTTTACCTTTTGTATATGAAAATAAACTTTCTGGTTTTATAGGCTTGAAAATGGATAGAACAAAAGAAACTCGTATGGTCTATGAACTTGAATTAAAAAATGAACAATTAAAAGTACAATCAGGTATAGACAAACTCACTGGTTTTGGAAATTATTTTGCGATGACAGAAAGACTCGAAGAGAAGAAAGATGGTATTGTTGTTAGTATAAATATTAAAAATTTTGATAATTTACGCTTTTTTTATCAAACAAATACAACTGAAGCAATGCTAAAAGCTTTCGCAAATACACTTAAGCTTTGTGTTGATACTTCAGAGATTAAAGGTGAGCTTTTTAGGTTTCAAGATGATGAGTTTTTTATGTGGTATATCGGAGATGATATAGACAAAGATATAGGTTATATACAGGATTATTTTAGCTTTAATACTATAGAAGTTAAGGTTGGTAATAAGATAGAAAATTTACCTGGTGTAAAGATTGTGATAGGCGTAAGCTCCTTAAATGATACAGAGCAAACAAATAGGCTTATGCAAGCAATTCTTGCCAACCAAGAAGCAAGAAAAGAGGCTGTAGATATATATGCCTATAAAGAAAATGATGCAATAGAATTAAGGTATTATAAAAATCAAACTATAACTCAACTTATAGAGTATGCGCTTGAAAATGATACTGTAGTTGTTGAGTGTCAGGGTATCTATGATGTATCAAAAATAGGCGAAAAAGCGACATATTATGAAATTTTGGTTCGTATTATTGATGAAAATGGAAAGATAAGATATCCTGGAGAATTTTTGGAAATTGCAATGCAAGCGCAGCTTTATACTCAGATAACTAAAAAAGTTATAAGTCGCGCCTTTTTGCTTGTAGAAAAATATCCTGATTATATGTTTTCTGTAAATCTTTCCGGAATAGATATCATAGATAGTTCTGTTCGTGAGTTTTTAGAAGAAAAATTAGAACTGTGTTCCGATCCTAGTCGTATTTGTTTTGAGATATTAGAAAGCGAAGAGGTTAGTGACTATGGTATAGTAAATTCATTTATCAAACACATAAAAGGCCATGGGTCTCAAATTTCTATTGATGATTTTGGCTCAGGATATTCAAACTATTATCGAATTTTAGAACTTGATATTGATAATATTAAAATAGATGGTTCTATTATCAAAAAATTACCTTATGATAAAAATTCCCAGTATTTGGTCGAAACTATATTAAATTTTGCTTCAAAACAAGGATATAATGTTGTTGCAGAGTATGTTAGCTCTGAAGAAATTTTAGAACAAATTAAGAAATTTAAAATACCTCTTGCACAAGGCTTCTTGCTAGGCAAGCCTCAACCTTCCGATTCTCTTTAA
- a CDS encoding cytochrome-c peroxidase codes for MKKILVLFFFVGLLYADIFAPSLGILYNEAKANLGKKIFFDNRLGANENKSCETCHNLYWDFSGTIRTNLQNNKINPPSILNAALNYIFFRNGDHRNIYDQVLKSVTSKHELGVDKNEIITKISNVNEYRIAFLKIYEDGVTFENIVDVLVEFERAVLSVNSPFDRFLMGDSNALSEEEKIGFELFKNIGCVACHNGINLGGNLMQNIGAYEEIFSNMDSSRIFKEQIYKVPSLRNIARTAPYMSDGSILYLKDAIIHIVNLQSIHNIDKKDVDLLYKFLLSLNGEYPRILK; via the coding sequence ATGAAAAAGATTTTGGTTTTATTCTTTTTTGTTGGTTTATTGTATGCAGATATATTTGCTCCCTCACTTGGAATTTTGTATAACGAAGCTAAAGCAAACTTAGGAAAAAAGATATTTTTTGATAATCGTTTGGGCGCCAACGAAAATAAATCATGTGAAACTTGTCATAATTTATACTGGGACTTTAGCGGCACTATAAGAACTAATTTACAAAATAATAAAATAAATCCACCTAGCATATTAAACGCGGCTTTAAATTATATATTTTTTAGGAATGGAGACCATAGAAATATATATGATCAAGTTTTAAAGTCGGTAACTTCTAAGCATGAGCTTGGAGTTGATAAAAATGAGATTATAACAAAAATTTCCAATGTAAATGAATACAGGATAGCCTTTTTAAAGATATATGAAGATGGTGTTACATTTGAAAATATAGTTGATGTTTTGGTTGAGTTTGAAAGAGCAGTTTTGTCTGTAAATTCTCCATTTGATAGATTTTTGATGGGGGATTCTAATGCTTTAAGTGAAGAAGAAAAAATAGGCTTTGAGCTTTTTAAAAATATAGGTTGTGTTGCATGCCATAATGGAATTAATCTAGGCGGTAATTTAATGCAAAATATAGGAGCTTATGAAGAAATTTTTAGTAATATGGATAGTTCAAGGATATTTAAAGAACAAATATATAAAGTCCCTTCTTTAAGAAATATAGCCAGAACAGCACCATATATGTCAGATGGATCTATTTTATATTTAAAAGATGCAATAATTCATATTGTTAATTTACAATCTATACACAACATTGATAAAAAAGATGTAGATTTGCTTTATAAGTTTTTATTGTCGTTAAATGGAGAATATCCAAGGATACTTAAATGA
- a CDS encoding isochorismatase family protein has protein sequence MKTAIMIDMQDSLLNVMYNSDKLIDETMLLLRGLEILDINLIATEQYPKGLGKTSEKFSEFLKNPAFEKIEFSCIKNEKIKQECMKFDEFIVFGIEAHICVLQTIKDLVSLGKKVTLIDTCTSSRSKKDKKTAINHIRTLGVEISSVQSVLFEILKDSKHPKFKEISNLIK, from the coding sequence ATGAAGACAGCTATTATGATAGATATGCAAGATAGTTTGCTTAATGTTATGTATAATTCAGACAAGTTGATAGATGAGACTATGCTTTTGCTAAGGGGTCTTGAAATTTTAGATATAAATCTAATCGCAACAGAGCAATACCCAAAAGGTCTTGGTAAAACTAGTGAAAAATTTAGTGAGTTTTTGAAAAATCCAGCCTTTGAAAAGATAGAGTTTTCTTGTATAAAAAATGAAAAAATCAAACAAGAGTGTATGAAATTTGATGAGTTTATAGTTTTTGGAATAGAGGCTCATATCTGTGTTTTGCAAACTATAAAAGATTTAGTAAGTCTTGGTAAAAAGGTTACTTTGATAGATACTTGCACATCATCTAGGTCAAAAAAAGATAAAAAAACAGCTATAAATCATATAAGAACACTTGGTGTTGAGATAAGTAGTGTGCAAAGTGTATTGTTTGAAATTTTAAAGGATTCAAAACATCCAAAATTTAAAGAGATATCAAATTTAATAAAATAA
- a CDS encoding Fur family transcriptional regulator produces MEVLDILKKTNIRITPLRLQILDILSKSEHPIAYDEILSKLKVNKTTVYRSLELFEKHSLVIKSEHDRKAFYELGSEAKAYFVCDICHKITNIEIPNVSGAKSIKSAVIKGICNSCS; encoded by the coding sequence ATGGAAGTATTAGATATTTTAAAAAAAACTAACATTAGAATTACTCCACTTAGACTTCAGATACTTGATATTTTAAGCAAAAGTGAACATCCTATAGCTTACGATGAAATTTTATCAAAGCTAAAAGTAAATAAAACAACTGTGTATAGAAGTCTTGAGCTTTTTGAAAAGCATTCACTTGTCATAAAAAGCGAACATGACAGAAAGGCGTTTTATGAGCTTGGTAGTGAAGCAAAGGCTTATTTTGTCTGTGATATCTGTCATAAAATAACAAATATAGAAATTCCAAATGTATCTGGTGCAAAAAGTATAAAAAGTGCTGTTATAAAGGGAATTTGCAATTCATGTTCATAA
- a CDS encoding autotransporter outer membrane beta-barrel domain-containing protein has translation MKISKIACSTLLGAIIATGAFADANKEKQDYLTIKDVKDNIVKEVKAFKDSLKSVDAGSYLFKNYSSKFPKDFYDDKGNPSLKELHSHATKLTEYFDVINKDKKGVFIPKNGKDTCKDNTNDCLFAIDVKKNEVYLDGEKIAELEGNRIVFKGGDDKPLGKYKKTNKPLDESSYLKLQDFINKEVKKIADKYAEEALKKDNFKDADKKLLTEAIVTANELNNNEAQTVSSLLNVKDDKKLSGIIEEDYDAEDIAMLGKVLNKSLEDITSGFNNIDTIDAIISNTGLATNSRLAKLSNPLNDDLALAYAIKNLSDNKFADNADTLSSVVKEYTNRFNYDSNLWGNIMGGKAKLKSQANTNTYGFMLGYDKAFDNMIIGGYAGYTNAKSSSNTLTTKSDNYHFGAYTRMYIDQNEIDAKVSYGKGKNKLDRKVTTNPDFDANGKYNTKFFDASIDYGHIFDTNNNSFMKPMIGLEYSHVSTKGFKETGKVPVSFKGTTVKTLSAKAAVEFRKYIANGNFLYITPGIQKELRKSMKDTELAFVNSTENIKYASKKDKHTFFTLKTGAEMKLTDNLSTNINFGVKAKSESKYYNGTVGLSYKF, from the coding sequence ATGAAAATTTCAAAGATTGCATGTAGCACATTATTAGGTGCTATTATCGCTACAGGTGCTTTTGCAGATGCAAATAAAGAGAAGCAAGATTATCTTACCATAAAAGACGTGAAAGATAATATTGTTAAAGAGGTTAAAGCTTTTAAAGATAGTTTAAAAAGTGTAGATGCTGGTAGTTATCTTTTTAAAAACTATAGTTCTAAATTTCCAAAGGATTTTTATGACGACAAGGGAAATCCATCACTTAAAGAATTACATAGTCATGCTACTAAATTAACTGAATATTTTGATGTGATCAACAAAGATAAAAAAGGTGTTTTTATACCTAAAAATGGTAAAGATACCTGCAAAGATAACACAAACGATTGTCTTTTTGCTATTGATGTCAAAAAAAATGAAGTTTATCTTGATGGTGAAAAAATAGCTGAGTTAGAGGGAAATAGGATAGTATTTAAAGGTGGTGATGATAAACCGTTAGGAAAATACAAGAAAACCAATAAACCATTAGATGAGTCTTCATATTTAAAACTACAAGATTTTATAAACAAAGAAGTAAAAAAAATTGCAGATAAGTATGCAGAAGAAGCTTTAAAAAAAGATAATTTTAAAGATGCAGATAAAAAGCTTTTAACTGAAGCTATAGTAACAGCTAATGAATTAAATAACAATGAAGCTCAAACAGTATCATCTTTATTAAATGTTAAAGATGATAAAAAACTTTCTGGTATTATAGAAGAAGACTATGATGCTGAAGATATAGCTATGTTAGGTAAAGTGTTAAACAAATCTTTAGAAGATATTACCAGTGGCTTTAACAATATCGATACTATAGATGCTATAATATCAAATACTGGATTGGCTACAAACTCAAGACTTGCTAAACTAAGCAATCCATTAAATGATGATTTAGCTTTAGCTTATGCTATAAAAAATCTAAGTGATAATAAATTTGCAGATAATGCAGATACTCTTTCAAGTGTAGTAAAAGAGTATACAAATAGATTTAACTATGACAGTAACCTATGGGGAAATATCATGGGTGGTAAAGCTAAATTAAAATCTCAAGCAAATACAAATACTTATGGATTTATGCTAGGTTATGATAAAGCATTTGATAATATGATAATTGGTGGATATGCTGGATATACTAATGCTAAGTCATCAAGCAATACACTAACAACCAAATCAGATAACTACCACTTTGGTGCTTATACTAGAATGTATATTGATCAAAACGAAATAGATGCTAAAGTATCTTATGGTAAAGGTAAAAACAAACTAGATAGAAAAGTAACTACAAACCCAGACTTTGATGCTAATGGTAAATATAATACTAAATTCTTTGATGCAAGTATTGATTATGGTCATATATTTGATACAAACAACAACTCTTTTATGAAACCAATGATTGGTTTAGAATATAGCCATGTAAGTACTAAAGGCTTTAAAGAAACTGGTAAAGTTCCTGTAAGCTTTAAAGGAACTACTGTAAAAACACTATCAGCTAAAGCAGCAGTAGAGTTTAGAAAATACATAGCAAACGGTAACTTCTTATACATAACTCCAGGTATCCAAAAAGAGTTACGTAAAAGTATGAAAGATACAGAACTAGCATTTGTAAACTCAACAGAAAATATCAAATATGCATCTAAAAAAGATAAGCATACATTCTTTACACTTAAAACAGGTGCAGAGATGAAACTAACTGATAATCTATCTACAAATATAAACTTTGGCGTAAAAGCTAAATCAGAATCAAAATACTACAATGGAACTGTAGGACTTTCTTATAAGTTTTAA
- a CDS encoding class I SAM-dependent methyltransferase gives MKDKLWDKKSSKYPRYKPELEIFNEAIFLNLQDFGVDFKDKDALDIGCGTGIWTLYLAKICNHITGVDSSLNMLEILKEDANTHNIKNIDTLCSSWVDFKPNEHYDIAISTMSPAIGENDDFQKFSDIADTKIYLNFSRPRKSTLLEPFFERFGVKPFAFNSSSRLEKWLMENNIKFKKIIFGESRNVIRSKDEAFENICWHLDINNANYNKNLVLDMLNDSKNDKFSEKIESLITLFVF, from the coding sequence TTGAAAGATAAACTTTGGGATAAAAAATCAAGCAAATACCCTCGCTATAAACCGGAATTGGAAATTTTTAATGAGGCTATATTTTTAAATCTGCAAGATTTCGGTGTTGATTTTAAAGATAAAGATGCATTGGATATAGGTTGCGGGACTGGTATTTGGACACTTTATCTAGCTAAAATTTGCAATCACATAACAGGCGTAGACAGCTCTTTAAATATGCTCGAGATATTAAAAGAAGATGCAAACACTCACAATATAAAAAACATTGATACCTTGTGTTCTTCTTGGGTTGATTTTAAACCAAATGAGCATTACGATATAGCTATAAGCACGATGAGCCCGGCTATCGGTGAAAATGATGATTTTCAAAAATTTAGCGATATTGCCGATACTAAGATATATTTGAACTTTTCAAGACCAAGAAAATCAACCCTTTTGGAGCCATTTTTTGAAAGATTTGGCGTTAAACCTTTTGCTTTTAACTCATCATCTAGGCTTGAAAAATGGCTTATGGAAAATAATATAAAATTTAAAAAAATAATTTTTGGAGAGAGCAGAAATGTAATACGCTCAAAAGATGAGGCGTTTGAAAATATATGTTGGCATTTGGATATTAATAATGCAAATTACAATAAAAATTTAGTTTTAGATATGCTAAATGACTCAAAAAACGATAAATTTTCCGAAAAAATAGAAAGCTTAATAACTCTTTTTGTGTTTTAA